Proteins found in one Pseudochaenichthys georgianus chromosome 13, fPseGeo1.2, whole genome shotgun sequence genomic segment:
- the LOC117457224 gene encoding histone H3.3A, with translation MARTKQTARKSTGGKAPRKQLATKAARKSAPSTGGVKKPHRYRPGTVALREIRRYQKSTELLIRKLPFQRLVREIAQDFKTDLRFQSAAIGALQEASEAYLVGLFEDTNLCAIHAKRVTIMPKDIQLARRIRGERA, from the exons ATGGCCCGTACCAAGCAGACCGCCCGTAAGTCCACTGGAGGCAAAGCCCCCCGTAAGCAGCTGGCCACAAAGGCTGCCCGTAAGAGCGCCCCCTCCACCGGTGGAGTCAAGAAGCCCCATCGTTACAG GCCCGGTACCGTGGCTCTGCGTGAGATCCGTCGTTACCAGAAGTCCACTGAGCTGCTGATCCGCAAGCTGCCCTTCCAGCGTCTGGTGAGAGAAATCGCCCAGGACTTCAAGACCGACCTGCGTTTCCAGAGTGCTGCCATCGGAGCTCTGCAG gaggCCAGCGAGGCCTACCTGGTGGGTCTGTTTGAGGACACCAACCTGTGCGCCATCCACGCCAAACgtgtcaccatcatgcccaaaGACATCCAGCTGGCACGTCGTATCCGCGGGGAGCGCGCCTAA
- the LOC117457225 gene encoding histone H3.3A — MARTKQTARKSTGGKAPRKQLATKAARKSAPSTGGVKKPHRYRPGTVALREIRRYQKSTELLIRKLPFQRLVREIAQDFKTDLRFQSAAIGALQEASEAYLVGLFEDTNLCAIHAKRVTIMPKDIQLARRIRGERA; from the exons ATGGCCCGTACCAAGCAGACCGCCCGTAAGTCCACTGGAGGCAAAGCCCCCCGTAAGCAGCTGGCCACAAAGGCTGCCCGTAAGAGCGCCCCCTCCACCGGTGGGGTCAAGAAGCCCCATCGTTACAG GCCCGGTACCGTGGCTCTGCGTGAGATCCGTCGTTACCAGAAGTCCACTGAGCTGCTGATCCGCAAGCTGCCCTTCCAGCGTCTGGTGAGAGAAATCGCCCAGGACTTCAAGACCGACCTGCGTTTCCAGAGTGCTGCCATCGGAGCTCTGCAG gaggCCAGCGAGGCCTACCTGGTGGGTCTGTTTGAGGACACCAACCTGTGCGCCATCCACGCCAAACgtgtcaccatcatgcccaaaGACATCCAGCTGGCACGTCGTATCCGCGGGGAGCGCGCCTAA
- the nop53 gene encoding ribosome biogenesis protein NOP53 has translation MAANRRMKRMASSQPGFIKLKSVSGGDSLATTRRKRLNKNKKKNWNKNIDINDVDEFLQDIRHQERTTGGLLSEKTDETLFFLDVGPPKKAERKVAPVEVKMRRGKPVRPLRIDLILQHDSLVAAPKDVLSYQLPNAKKLRRIAQKAEHLAAKGIVPRRQKKLLTLRLPEKTESKAVTDANNNPERDFYDIWAPEIKSTADPWYLQQTRKSRVKRPEKMNAKPSALPAVEVIAPGGSYNPDFFSHQALLQEAHDVEVKKQKAEDKLVRQLAVNKDHLATEETIFREQVEGLVEQEDDHDDEEAGADDDGVIVGAISQALKKTEKERRKERAEILKEQSRQADKEKTLRQQQLFQLRSIKTSIKQDESDTKVKQIQRKANQEAEKSQPRRLGKLKFQAQDLEVQLSDELAGSLRQLKPEGSVLKDRFKSMQKRNLIEPRERAKFKRRLKVKYQEKRAFREIT, from the exons ATGGCGGCCAACAGGAGGATGAAACGCATGGCGTCCTCCCAGCCTGGTTTTATTAAGTTAAAGTCCGTTTCGGGCGGCGATAGCTTGGCCACCACTCGGAGAAAACGTTTgaacaagaacaagaagaagaactggaataaaaacatcgACATCAACGATGTGGACGAGTTTCTGCAAGACATCCGACACCAGGAGAGAACCACAGG GGGTTTGCTTTCGGAGAAGACGGACGAAACTTTGTTCTTTTTGGATGTCGGACCGCCAAAGAAAGCTGAACGGAAAG TGGCACCTGTGGAGGTGAAGATGAGGAGAGGAAAGCCGGTGCGTCCTCTGAGGATCGACCTGATCCTGCAGCACGACTCCCTCGTTGCCGCACCTAAAGA TGTGCTATCCTACCAGCTACCTAATGCCAAGAAACTCCGCCGCATTGCCCAGAAGGCCGAGCATCTGGCAGCCAAAGGCATCGTGCCACGGAGGCAGAAAAAGCTGCTGACCCTACGGCTTCCCGAGAAGACGGAAAGCAAGGCAGTGACTGACGCCAACAACAACCCCGAGAGAGACTTCTACGACATATGGGCACCAGAGA TAAAAAGTACAGCTGACCCCTGGTACCTTCAACAAACGCGCAAATCGCGTGTCAAG CGTCCAGAGAAAATGAATGCGAAGCCGTCTGCGCTTCCTGCTGTGGAGGTGATCGCTCCTGGAGGATCTTACAACCCAGACTTCTTCTCCCATCAG GCCTTGCTGCAGGAAGCCCATGATGTGGAAGTGAAGAAACAAAAAGCGGAAGACAAGCTCGTGAGGCAGCTGGCGGTCAACAAAGATCACCTAGCAACAGAG GAGACGATCTTCAGAGAGCAGGTGGAGGGCCTGGTAGAACAGGAAGATGATCATGACGATGAAGAAGCAGGAGCTGATGATGATGGTGTGATAGTAGGAGCCATCTCACAGGCCTTGAAGAAGACGGAGAAAGAGAGGAGGAAAGAGAGGGCGGAGATACTCAAG GAGCAAAGTCGACAGGCCGACAAAGAGAAGACCTTGAGGCAGCAGCAGCTCTTCCAGCTGCGCTCCATAAAGACCTCCATCAAACAGGACGAGTCGGACACCAAAGTGAAACAGATTCAACGCAAAGCCAACCAGGAGGCAGAGAAATCTCAACCCAGACGCCTCGGCAAACTCAA GTTTCAGGCTCAGGACCTGGAGGTCCAGCTGAGTGACGAGCTCGCCGGCTCCCTGCGACAACTCAAG CCAGAGGGCAGCGTCCTCAAGGATCGCTTCAAGAGCATGCAGAAGAGGAACCTGATCGAACCCAGAGAAAGAGCCAA GTTCAAGAGGAGACTCAAAGTGAAGTATCAGGAGAAGAGGGCTTTTAGAGAGATCACTTAA